A single genomic interval of Armigeres subalbatus isolate Guangzhou_Male chromosome 1, GZ_Asu_2, whole genome shotgun sequence harbors:
- the LOC134207217 gene encoding uncharacterized protein LOC134207217, whose product MMWSGFRDIINPISNALGVVVNSHNMRDFVNNTAQNIKKIIRSEVSEKIICLKVDAASKLYRSVLGVNCQYMLDGVIELFERHTGENLCKEVFKLTTEYGIQKSQIFSVTVDNGANMIKMIKSMNECVSKEFFQEDGELPDDEIINEMAVDPDELEAIDYATNNLMENLEKVVIENGALCVRCGAHTLQLVVNEVCKAFDEPLKGIAKIAKKLRCGEFKRIFEITKGVKLPHIPVKTRWNTNYVMLRDFLEQKEFFINLGSQYKESDLTQYWHFIENYVEAFEPIYEATIIIQKKDCSLSELYYHWQKALALLAC is encoded by the exons ATGATGTGGAGTGGGTTTCGGGATATCATAAATCCGATATCCAATGCTCTGGGTGTTGTAGTGAACAGCCACAACATGAGAGATTTTGTGAATAATACAGCTCAAAAcatcaagaaaattattcgctCCGAAGTTTCTGAAAAAATCATTTGCCTGAAGGTTGATGCAGCTTCAAAACTGTACCGGAGCGTTCTCGGTGTGAACTGCCAGTATATGTTGGATG GCGTTATTGAGCTTTTTGAGCGGCATACTGGCGAAAATCTTTGCAAAGAAGTGTTCAAGCTCACTACGGAATACGGTATCCAAAAGTCGCAAATCTTTTCCGTAACAGTGGATAATGGAGCGAACATGATCAAGATGATCAAATCGATGAACGAATGTGTATCCAAGGAATTTTTTCAAGAAGATGGTGAACTACCTGACGATGAAATTATAAATGAAATGGCAGTTGATCCAGACGAACTGGAAGCTATTGATTATGCTACGAACAATCTTATGGAAAACTTAGAGAAAGTTGTTATAGAAAACGGCGCGTTATGTGTGCGATGCGGGGCACATACTTTACAACTTGTAGTTAACGAAGTATGTAAAGCTTTCGATGAACCTCTAAAAGGAATCGCTAAAATCGCCAAAAAACTAAGATGTGGCGAATTTAAACGTATTTTTGAAATAACGAAGGGTGTAAAGCTTCCTCATATACCAGTGAAAACTAGGTGGAATACTAATTATGTAATGCTGCGGGATTTTCTGGAgcaaaaagaatttttcatCAACCTTGGTTCCCAGTACAAAGAATCTg ATCTCACTCAATACTggcatttcattgaaaattatgTAGAAGCGTTCGAACCAATTTACGAAGCGACAATTATCATCCAGAAAAAAGATTGTTCCCTCAGCGAATTATATTATCATTGGCAGAAGGCGTTAGCCTTGTTAGCATGTTAG